GAAGGTTCGGCCATCTGTCAAACCGATGTGCGAAAAATGCAAGGTGATTCGGCGCAAAGGTACCGTCATGATCATCTGCGAAAACCCGAAACACAAGCAGCGCCAAGGTTGATAGACGCGCACACCGGGTGTGCAGCGTTGGCATCGAAGTCACACTTGAATCAACCGCGGTTTGCAGCGCGGCTGCCCTCAGATGCTGACTGCGCAGGAAGTCTCTGTGTTCGTCACGACCAGAGGGGTCTGCGACCGTGTTTGAATAGATGAATATCCTTATGGAGGTGGAGCAGGCGCATGGCTCGTATCGCAGGCGTAGACTTGCCGCGTGATAAGCGGGTTGAAATTGGTCTGACCTACATTTTCGGCATTGGGCGTACCACGTCCAACAAGGTGCTGAAGCAGGCGGGCATTGACCCGAATATCCGCGTCAAAGACTTGACGGAAGAACAAGTGATTCAGCTTCGCGACGTGATCGACAAGACCCTGAAGGTAGAGGGCGACCTCCGTCGCGAGATCGCGTTAAATATCAAGCGTTTGGTTGAAATCGGATCGTATCGTGGGTACCGGCATCGCCGTGGGCTCCCGGTTCGGGGACAGCGCACGAAGACCAACGCACGCACGCGCAAGGGTCCTCGTCGGACCGTCGCTGGGAAGAAGAAGTAAGCCTAGGTAAGGAGGATCCGCATGCCGAAAGCACAGCGCAAGGGGACGGCCGCAGTTCGCACGAAGCGGCGTGACCGTAAAAATATCGAATTTGGCGTCGCGCACATTCGCTCGACGTTCAACAACACCATCGTGAGCATCACGGACACCGCCGGGAATGTAGTTTCCTGGTCCAGCGCCGGCAACGTCGGCTTCAAAGGTTCCAGGAAGAGCACGCCGTTTGCAGCGCAAATGGCCGCGGAGACCGCAGCTCGCACGGCGATGGAGCACGGCATGAAGTCGGTGGAAGTCAATGTGAAGGGTCCGGGTGCCGGCCGCGAAGCGGCGATTCGTTCGCTGCAGGCTGCTGGCTTGGAAGTCAGCGGCATCCGCGATGTCACGCCGATTCCGCACAACGGCTGCCGGCCGCCGAAGCGCCGCCGTGTCTAATCGCGTTTCACAGCAAAACAGACTAGTATGTGCAGGACAGATGGATTCTAGTCCTGCAGGGTATAGATCAAAATGGAGGTGTCAACACTAGGATGGCAAGATATACCGGACCAGTATGCCGTCTGTGCCGCCGGGAAGGGGTCAAGCTGTACCTCAAGGGCGAGCGCTGCTTCAGTGAGAAGTGCGCAATCGACCGTCGACCGACGCCGCCCGGACAGCACGGACAAGGACGCCGGCGCAACTCTGAATACGGGTTGCAGCTGCGGGAGAAGCAGAAAGCAC
Above is a genomic segment from Alicyclobacillus cycloheptanicus containing:
- the rpmJ gene encoding 50S ribosomal protein L36, with the protein product MKVRPSVKPMCEKCKVIRRKGTVMIICENPKHKQRQG
- the rpsM gene encoding 30S ribosomal protein S13 gives rise to the protein MARIAGVDLPRDKRVEIGLTYIFGIGRTTSNKVLKQAGIDPNIRVKDLTEEQVIQLRDVIDKTLKVEGDLRREIALNIKRLVEIGSYRGYRHRRGLPVRGQRTKTNARTRKGPRRTVAGKKK
- the rpsK gene encoding 30S ribosomal protein S11, translated to MPKAQRKGTAAVRTKRRDRKNIEFGVAHIRSTFNNTIVSITDTAGNVVSWSSAGNVGFKGSRKSTPFAAQMAAETAARTAMEHGMKSVEVNVKGPGAGREAAIRSLQAAGLEVSGIRDVTPIPHNGCRPPKRRRV